The genomic window GGTCGTGGGGTTCAAGCCATGGTCCCAGTCCCCAGATGGCAGCAAGAAGGCACCAGGGTGGCTGCTCTCCATCGCTGGCTGCCAAAAGGCTGCTGGCTGGTTAAAAATTCCTCTgactatgaagatgatctgaaggctgaagcacctccgctatgaggacaggatgagagagatggggatgTTCAAGCGTGGAGAAGCTCCAGAGAGagcttacagcagcttccagtgctgaaaggggctccaggaaagctggagagggaatttttacaagggcctggagtgacaggaccttagagcgaccttccagtacctgacggggctgcaagaaagctggggaggaactgctTACAAGAGCTTGTAGGGATAGAATGAGaagcaatggggataaactggagagaggcagatttagactagacttaaggaggaatttcttcactgggagggtggggaggccctggaacaggttgcccagagcagtggtggctgctccccATGGGACGTTGCCCTGTGCAGGGCGAGACCTGGGGGAGCCGGGTCTGCGGGCACCGCTGCTTCACCCAGGTGGGTCTCGTGCCCGTAGGCTGCATCCTACTACTGCAACAAGCTGGGCTTCGAGGAGCTGGCGTACCGGGGGCTGGAGACTGGCAGCAGGGAGGTGGTCTCACACGTCATCAAGCAGGACAAGGTAAGGGGCTGCTGCACCCTGCAGAGGTGGAAGACGAGCTGGTGTCAGGCACGTGGGCGCTGTCGGAACCTGGTTATACCAATAAACCCCACACTCGCGGTGTCTCTGCCCCCCTGGTCCTGCAGCCGCGCCACCAAGTCTCCATCCCTCAttccttatgaggagcggctgagagagctgggggtgttcagactggagaagaggaggctgaggggagacctcattgctttctacaactacctgaaaggaggttgtagagaggagggagctggcctcttctcccaagggacaggggacaggacgagaggcaatggcctcaagctccaccaggggagggtcaggctggacattaggaaaggatttttcacagaaagggtcattgggcactggcagaggctgcccagggagggggttgagtccccttccctggaggggtttaagggatgggtggatgaggtgctgagggacatgggttagtgactgatgagagtggttggactcgatgatccagtgggtcttttccaacctgatgattctatgattctatgatctctcctcttcttccttacCAGATCGTGTTTGTCCTCTCGTCTGCCCTCAACCCAGGGAATGAAGGTAGGTGCTGGGGGGATGGAGCAGGCGATGGCCATGGTGCAGCAAAGCACCTCTGCTCACGTGCGGCTGCTCTTGCTCGGGGCAGAGATGGGGGAGCACCTGGTGAAGCATGGCGATGGGGTGAAGGACATTGCCTTTGAAGTGGAAGACTGCGACTTCATCGTGCAGGTAggcagcccctctgctccctcctgcctgaCCCCCTGGGACAGCAGGAGGGGAAGGTCCCTGGGggtttctcttcttctgcccAGAAAGCCAAGGAGCGTGGAGCCGTGGTGGTGAAGGAACCTTGGGTGGAAGAGGACAAATTTGGGAAGGTGAAGTTTGCCGTGATCCAGACGGTAAGCGGCAGGGCGGCTGTGGAGGCTGAGCTCCTGCACCAGAGCAGGGAACATGGAGCAGACTGGACCCAGAAGGTCCTGGAAAAAACAGGGTCACCATGCAGccactttttcctctctcataGTATGGTGACACCACCCACACCTTGATAGAAAAGCTCAACTACAAGGGCCTCTTCCTACCCGGCTACCACCCGCCCCTCTTCAAGGACCCCCTGCTGCCAAAGTTGTGAGTATTTTCTGGAGGGTTCTGCATGGCTCGTTGCTGCCGTGTGCTGGTGGGATGTCCCCTCAAGGAGCTGGATGGGTCCCCAGGCTCTAGCCCTGGAGCTCCCCATGCCCCCAACCCCAGCTGAGAACCACCCCCCACCTTCCCTCCACAGACCGAGCGGTAAGCTCAGCTTCATTGACCACGTCGTGGGGAACCAGCCCGACCTCCAGATGGTCCCAGTAGCAGACTGGTGAGAGCGGGGAGGGTGGGATGGAGCAGCAGCATCGCTTTGCTGGTCCCACCGCTACCACTGTTGGTGGCTGAGGCTAATTAAGCCAGAGCAGAGCTTCATTAGCGCAGGGATGGAGCAAGGAACTTGATTGCACCTTTTGTGGCCTTGGCAGGTACCAGAAGAACCTGCTTTTCCACCGCTTCTGGTCAGTGGATGACAAGCAGCTGCACACCGAGTTCAGTGCCCTGCGCTCCATCGTGGTCACCAACTACGAAGAGACCATTAAGATGCCCATCAATGAGCCAGCGGCCGGCAAGAAGAAATCCCAGATTCAGGTAAGCGGACACCAATGTTTGATCCCATTGCCTCAAACTTGGATTTGGGGAATGAAAAGGACCAAGGGTCAGTGATTTGGAGCCGATGCAGACGTGCTGTGCAAGGGCGGCTCTCTGCCAAGCGGCCCTGGCTCAGTTTGTGTCCACCAAGGGCTGTCAAACCCTGGCCGAGCCGCCAGGAGGAAGCTGCTTTATCCCAATCTCACCACTATTGTCTCCTTTCGTTTTTTGGTTCCTCTGAGCAGAGTTTGCTCACATGGTTTCAACCCACAGGCAGCCCTTTGCacgctgcagctctgctgtcgCTAACGCAGGGATGTTTTTTCCCCGTAGGAATATATTGACTACtatggaggggctggagtgcagcACATCGCCCTCAACACCTCCGACATCATCTCCGCGGTGAGCGCaggtggcagcagctcctgccctggcgcctcctgctccagcacagccctgccccTGCCCAGACCCACCAGAACGGTCCTcgtcccagggcaggggggacTGTGACCCCGCGGGGACATGGGCAGGCTGGAAGGGCTTTGGCACGTGGTCGTCTTACAAGCAGGATGAGCTGCCAAGCAAGGAAAGGGATGTGTCCGACCTGTGGGTGCCGGCAGACGCCCATCCCTCCAGCTTCGAGCAGTTGGGGGCTGCGGGGAGCCTGGTGGCATGTTCCATCCTTGAGGGGGGCTGGTGGGCAGCCTGGCTGAGCCACCATCGCTCATCTCCCACCTTTGCCGGGGGCAGATGCTGGTCTGGACCGAGCCCAGCTGCTATCGAGCACTCGCTTTGGGGCCTGTGTCCAGACTAAACGGCCTCCGGAGGTGTCAGGGGGTTGGGTGAAGCATCCGTGCACGGTGGCCAGCTCTCTACATGGCCTGGAAAGGGCACCTTGGTCCCCCTGTTCCTGGTGCCCAAAGTGAGAAGGTGGGACAGGTTCCTGTGCAGGAGGTTGGCCAGTGTCACCAGCAAGCATCGCTGCCTCCTGACGCCCTCTGTTCTGGGCCATTGTCGTGGCACAAATGTTGGACTCgctgatcctgtgggtcttttccaacctagtgattctgtgacccacAAACCCTGCATTTGTGGATCTTCCCTGCATTGCAGATCACCAACCTGAAGCAGCGGGGCGTGCAGTTCATGGACGTGCCATCCAGCTACTACCAGATGCTGCGGGAGAGGCTGAAAACGGCTAAAATCAAAGTGAAGGAGAACATTGACAAGCTGGCGGTGAGTCAGACTGGCCTGAAAGGAAAAAGGTTTGCTCGGGGCTGCACCTGCTCTCCAAAGTCTTTTGCGGGGATGAGGGTTATACAGAGGGTTTCCCCTGCTCCTCTGTGGATCTTCGAGctgttccttttctccaggaacTGAAAATCCTGGTGGATTTTGACGAGAAAGGCTACTTGCTTCAGATCTTCACCAAACCTGTTCAAGACAGACCTACGGTCTTTCTGGAGGTCATCCAGCGGCACAACCATCAGGTTGGTTTGAGGATTTCAGTGTGATCTTCCTCGAAACCTCAGGGCCATCGAGTTGTCACCCAGGCGGCCCTCAGTGCTGCTTTTTCGCAGCCGCTTCCGAGCCGGTGAAGCCTCTGCCACCCCCGTGGTCTGTAACGTTGTCATCTCCACAGGGCTTCGGTGCTGGGAACTTCAAGTCTCTGTTTGAAGCAATAGAAATGGATCAAGACGCAAGAGGAAACCTGACTGTCCTGGAGCCCAACGGGGAGACCAAGCGCATCTAGAGGACGGCAGAAAACGCCGCCCTCGCCCCTAACGAGCTGATTCACAAATGAACCAGGAAATGGCTGATGTTTTGGTAAATAGCCTAGACCCAAGTGTCATAAACCTCGGGAAGCTGCTGCCAAGTTGGAGATGTAAAAGGATTCAACACCTCCCCTGACCCAGCCCCAGCGCTGCCCTCTGGTCACTTCTTGGGAGAGGGAGCATGGAAATAGCAAACATGCTCTTAAAAAGCAGTTTAACCTTATCCAAACCACCGATTTCTTAACAAAGGGCAGATTAAAGGCCTGTGCCAAAGACACGGCTACAGAGGAAGGCAGAAGGAACAACTGGGAGTGCTTAAATTTAGACCACTCAAAGTCTTCTGTTAATTTTAGCTACATGGGAAGCTGGGAGAGGAAAGCACGGAGGCGTTTGCCTCTCTGTGTGCCCCATTTTGTAAGATTCTCctttaattgcttttaaatgCAATCTTGAATTTGAATTTGCTGAGATTAAACACATGGTTTTAGGGTGGTTACAACTTTCTGGAATGAGACTTAATCGAATTTACGTATTTCAGCCTTCCCAAGGTAGCGCAGTCTTGCTCAAATACCTGTAAATTCATGAATTGATGAAGGGTTAAGCGTTTCAAGAAGCATTGGCAGCAATTCCTTGGCTCAGATCCCAGCTGTGTGTTCAATGTCCCCTCTGGGCTTCGCTCTGGCGTTGTCACTGTCCTTTGCAAGGGGACTCTTCCTACCGACACAATAAAACCCTGTTCTGTCACAGCTTGGGTGCCTGGTAAGTTAACATGtcagggctggagctcctctaCCACGTTGGCTGGAGGTCCCACAGACCTCAGTACGCGGCTGCTGAAGAACATCTTGGGGTCTCCAGGGCTGCGGCCACTGCACATCTGCCCTCCAAAGCCTCAGTGCACCCACCGCTTCTCCCCAAGATTCCCAGCACCGAAGCCACTCGAACCCTGAGCAGCCCCTTCAAGCTCTTGGCTCAGGACAGGTTCCTCGGATGCGTCCTTCCACCAGCTCGAGCCCCTGCCCCATCCAGCCACCCTCCAGGCTGAGCCCTGGTGCTGTCTGTCCTGCAAGGTCCGGCTGTCCCCGCGTCCCCATCCCTCCAGCTTGGGAAGGGACAATTCTGCACGTCAGACAACTCTGCACAGGGAGGGgtggggttagtgttatggttagggtttggCTTTGAGTTGTCCTACACCCCCTTCAACCACGCCGAGCAGCTGCAGAAGCCAAAAACTGAGCTGGGAAGTCACCTACAGCCCTGGCTCTCTCCTAGCTCTTCCATTTCCTCCTCCACCAGCCACTCCATTTGTCTCTGCTCTGGGTATGTCTTTTTCTAAAGCTCAAAGAAGCCAATTTTCCCACCGACACATTCCCAGCGGCAGCAGCCCCAGCGAGGGCAGGCGAGGGCACCGGGCTGGCTCCAGGCTGGCCTTTCACCCCTGTCAAACCCCAACCGCTGCCCCAGCTCCTTCTTCCCATCAACCACAGGTAACAGAACTCATTTCACATTTGAATaaactgatttaaaagaaagaaacctaaGGGCCTCGTGCCCCACCAGCCATACAGCATCACCCGAACCAGCAACACTCACACCTCGGTTGGTAGGTTAAGGGTTTTCACCTCtatgaagttaaaaaaacagcTGTAACTCAGAAAACTCCAGGGCAGAGATGGAGGAGCAGGGACGGGGCCGCTAAGGCTGGATGGGATCAGGACACCCACGGcgcctgctgctgcttcagctgcaAGGGTTTTTACTACTAAGAGAATTTCCTTTCAGTTTATAAACTTAAATCACTCCCCATATTTCTTTCACGCAATATAATGTTGCTTAAAGTGATTGTTTTTTGCTACCCGTATCAATATTTTCAGTAAACTTGGCTGAGAATCACTCCTTCAGACTGTTCCTTGTCTGGATCTGGATCCCTGAGCTCCCACTGTTCCCAGCGCGGGTCTGAGAGCAAAAAGCTGCCCTGGCTATACATTAAGCACAACAtaatttttctgtaagaaaagtCAGTATATTTATGGTTTGCTTTATAAAAGTTACTATAATACAATGGTACATAGTATTCAATTCACAAAAATATGAACAAATATGTACAGCATGACACATCCACAACAAAAACactttcttcaaaacaaggTACATACTGGTGACAGATTCTATATGCACAAAACATCCCTAAATTTATAAATTtgcttaaagaaagaaaaagcagaaatcctATATCTTCAAAGCagagctgtttggtttttttttttaataaggaacttaaaaaaaataaaggatttttttcatttattgcaAACTATTTTACCTGCCCCCTTTTAAAGGAGGCCCTTTATTTTCACACGGCGAATTAAACCAACCTGTTTATAGAGAAAACTGCACGGATTGGGAGCTGGGTGTTGttccattttgcttttaaaactgcCCGTTGGGTTTAGAGTGTCCGTTACGATGTGTTTCTTTTCACCTGGACAAATACTACAATGGCAATTAAGGAGGAAActcataaaaacaaaacaaatattaaattgaaaaaaaaaaatccagttgcAAACTCGCTTAAATACATTTTAGGTTGTCTATTAGACTGTACACATTTCCTCGCTTGAAATAAATAGATTTTGCACATTAGGTTTCAgactgagggggaaaaaaaaaagaagcagccttGACTTGGCAattttttgtcttcagtttcttaatGCTTCTAATTCCATCTATTTatttgaccaaaaaaaaaaccatatttATACAGAATTTACATTATACAAAGCTTGACACAAGCTGTAAATGCCACCAGCTCCTTTGCTATACTTAgtctttcttcctccccatctCCTTGCCATGATTTAGAGCTGGGATCTGTTTAAAAAGAACTCCAAATTACAATAGTCAcctttaataaattatttacatGCTCTTGAAGTACAAAGAAATCAGCAAAAAAATTTCAACATGTTTCTACAAGAAACAGTGTTTGAAGAGAAGATTCTTGACTTTTGCCTATGTACAGAGGATGCATTTTTTTATActtcaaaatccttttttccttattttttttttattttatacagaaatGCACTGACATGATCCCTGAAAAAGGTCACAAAAACCAGAACCGAAACTACTGGATACTTTGTtggagtttaaaaaaattttttttttgttttgttttctcttgtagAAATAAGCTGCTCTGCACAATATAAACATCTGCATGATGAGCcccttcccctgcagccccttccccaggacCAACCTGGGATCACACACAGCGCAGCGAGGCCAGCGGATGAATGAAGTGCTGGGCATCTGCACCCTGAACTCAAGCCAGCTTCGTGCTGGGAAAACTAAAGGTTTAAGTTCTACTTCCACAACTTTTTCTCTTGGGTAGTTTCACCTACCGAGATACAACCTTGCAGGGAGCGCAGCCAACACCCCTCTTATGTCTTAggtgaagtgaaaataaattggGGACGTGCTTTTCAGCCAGCAGAACATTAGTAAATCTCTCTGTAAAGGTGaggtttcttttaatttctttaaattccTCACCACTATCTCCATGGGTGCCGGGGCGCCCGTGCCGACCACAGGAGGCGAACGCTGGGTCCGATCCAGGTTGGAGTGTGAATCGCAcaccttctccctttctcctcctgcctcgCCCCTTCCTCAGTACGAGCCAAAGCACCTGGGAAGGATTCGAAAGgcaccccctgccctgctgaGACCCGGCTGGGTCGCAGGGAGCAGCGCAGCCACAGGCAACCACAGCAGCTCATGGAAGTCATTAAAGCAGACTTAACAATCCTCACCATAAAAAGATCTGGTTTGGGGATAGGGCAGCTTTGTGGCCTGAGACAAAAGCTGCGCAGGTAGAAAACAGCAAGCCACGATTCACGGGGAAGATCAGAGAAGCCTCAGGTTTGGCTTTGGGACCAGACTAAGGTGTTTTTTCAGAAGTGCCGCGGGCCAAACAGCTCCGTTTCCTCCTGGGGTGCTTCTGGAAAGTCAGCTCTTCCAAAAATTCACATTATCTGGGATCCTAAAAAGGGATGGGATATGCGCTTCAGAAGTACCCAAGCGATTTCAGTGCTCATGGTCTTTCAGCACCCAAATCCCTTTAGTGCTCCCAAAAATGCAGGGGAGGACCCCAGCCTGCAGGTTTGGTTTCAGAAGGCCGTGAGCTgcctcctcacctctcctcAACAACGATTAAGGCAAACTGCAGGGGCCAATCCTGTCCGGAGCACAGATATGCTGTGAAATACAAAACTGTCAGCACGTATTTAAGGGCTGGGCCGTTTGGGGAGTCTTCACCCCCATAAAACCAGTGTTAATGCACTGATTCGATAAACCAGAGAGGAAGAAGGCCAAGGACATCAGAACAGCCGCACGCAGGGGCTTCAGTTCTGAGACACAGGAAACTTCAGCGCATTTCCAAAGCTTTGCAAGTAAAAGGGCAAGCTGTAGAGATGCCAAGCAGAGCATCAACACAACAAGATGattctaatttaaaagaaagacaatCAATCGAGCAGCTGGTTTAACTCCCAAACACTGCGGCCATCGCTGCGGCTACAACGTTCATGACAGAAAGTATTTGTGCTTCGCATCGGTTTAGGTTCTGGGTCACCATTACCCAATTGCTGGAGAGATTTATAAAGAGAAGGGGAAACaatgaaaccaaaccaaaccgaAACCGGACCGTCCAATCTCAGCAAGAGTTTCCTCGCCCTCAGATAGAAACACGGGCAGCGTTAAGGCAGCAGTCTGTGTTCCTGTCCTTTCAGGCCTTTTATCTGGAGGAGAAATTCAGATGCAGAGATCTAACCTACTTTACAAGCTTCACTCTGCAGCCT from Phaenicophaeus curvirostris isolate KB17595 chromosome 17, BPBGC_Pcur_1.0, whole genome shotgun sequence includes these protein-coding regions:
- the HPD gene encoding 4-hydroxyphenylpyruvate dioxygenase, which produces MGEHLVKHGDGVKDIAFEVEDCDFIVQKAKERGAVVVKEPWVEEDKFGKVKFAVIQTYGDTTHTLIEKLNYKGLFLPGYHPPLFKDPLLPKLPSGKLSFIDHVVGNQPDLQMVPVADWYQKNLLFHRFWSVDDKQLHTEFSALRSIVVTNYEETIKMPINEPAAGKKKSQIQEYIDYYGGAGVQHIALNTSDIISAITNLKQRGVQFMDVPSSYYQMLRERLKTAKIKVKENIDKLAELKILVDFDEKGYLLQIFTKPVQDRPTVFLEVIQRHNHQGFGAGNFKSLFEAIEMDQDARGNLTVLEPNGETKRI